The Micromonospora sp. NBC_01740 genome includes a window with the following:
- a CDS encoding ABC transporter ATP-binding protein: MTENILEVRDLVKHYPVTRGVVFKKTIGHVKAVDGVSFELKAGETLGVVGESGCGKSTLARVLMNLEKPTGGSVHYKGQDISKFSGPALRRLRRQIQLVMQDPYTSLNPRMTVGDLIGEPFEIHPEVAPKGSRREKVRELLDLVGLNPEHIHRYPHQFSGGQRQRIGIARALALRPEIIVCDEPVSALDVSIQAQVMNLLEKLQGELGLSYIFIAHDLSVVRHLSDRVAVMYLGKIAEIGSEDEIYERPTHPYTQALLSAVPVPDPTVRDNKAIIRLTGDVPSPVSPPSGCRFRTRCWKAQDVCAEQVPLLEIRSGSDHPSACHFAEKREIVQTHEA; this comes from the coding sequence GTGACTGAGAACATCCTCGAGGTCCGTGACCTGGTCAAGCACTATCCCGTGACCCGGGGCGTGGTGTTCAAGAAGACCATCGGTCACGTCAAGGCGGTCGACGGGGTCTCCTTCGAGCTCAAGGCCGGCGAGACCCTGGGTGTGGTCGGCGAGTCGGGCTGCGGCAAGTCGACGCTGGCCCGGGTCCTGATGAACCTGGAGAAGCCGACGGGTGGCAGCGTCCACTACAAGGGCCAGGACATCTCGAAGTTCTCCGGCCCGGCGCTGCGCCGGCTGCGTCGGCAGATCCAGCTGGTGATGCAGGACCCGTACACCTCGCTGAACCCGCGGATGACGGTCGGCGACCTGATCGGCGAGCCGTTCGAGATCCACCCGGAGGTGGCGCCGAAGGGCAGCCGCCGGGAGAAGGTCAGGGAACTGCTCGACCTGGTGGGCCTCAATCCGGAGCACATCCACCGGTACCCGCACCAGTTCTCCGGCGGTCAGCGGCAGCGCATCGGCATCGCCCGGGCGCTCGCCCTGCGGCCCGAGATCATCGTCTGCGACGAGCCGGTCAGCGCCCTGGACGTGTCGATCCAGGCCCAGGTGATGAACCTGCTGGAGAAGCTCCAGGGCGAGCTCGGCCTGTCGTACATCTTCATCGCGCACGACCTGTCGGTGGTCCGGCACCTGTCGGACCGGGTCGCGGTGATGTACCTCGGCAAGATCGCCGAGATCGGCTCCGAGGACGAGATCTACGAGCGGCCGACCCACCCGTACACCCAGGCGCTGCTCTCGGCCGTGCCGGTGCCGGACCCGACCGTGCGGGACAACAAGGCGATCATCCGCCTGACCGGTGACGTGCCGTCGCCGGTCAGCCCGCCGTCGGGCTGCCGGTTCCGGACCCGCTGCTGGAAGGCGCAGGACGTCTGCGCCGAGCAGGTCCCGCTGCTGGAGATCCGCTCGGGCTCGGACCATCCGAGCGCCTGCCACTTCGCGGAGAAGCGCGAGATCGTGCAGACGCACGAGGCGTGA
- a CDS encoding ABC transporter ATP-binding protein encodes MSEQSAAGASGRPSGRLLEVEDLRVEFRTRDGVAKVINGVTYHVDAGETLAVLGESGSGKSVTAQTIMGILDTPPGFVTGGQVRFQGKDMLGMSFEERRRIRGEGIAMIFQDALSALNPVFTVGFQIAEQFRVRRGMSRSDAKKRAIEMLDQVKIPNAKGRFSSYPHQFSGGMRQRAMIAMSLALDPEVLIADEPTTALDVTVQAQIMDLLAELQRERQMGMILITHDLGVVADVADRIAVMYAGRIVEEANVYDLYAKPAHPYTIGLINSIPRLDEKGQELRTIKGLPPNLMNIPPGCPFNPRCPMAQPVCREKVPPLLQVGAGRASACHFAEELVNRD; translated from the coding sequence GTGTCCGAGCAGTCCGCGGCCGGCGCGTCCGGCCGCCCCTCGGGCAGGTTGCTCGAGGTGGAAGACCTCCGGGTGGAGTTCCGCACCCGGGACGGCGTCGCCAAGGTCATCAACGGGGTCACGTACCACGTCGACGCGGGGGAGACCCTCGCCGTGCTCGGCGAGTCCGGCTCCGGTAAGAGCGTCACCGCGCAGACCATCATGGGCATCCTCGACACGCCGCCCGGTTTCGTCACCGGCGGTCAGGTCCGCTTCCAGGGCAAGGACATGCTCGGCATGTCCTTCGAGGAGCGGCGCCGCATCCGCGGCGAGGGCATCGCGATGATCTTCCAGGACGCGCTCTCCGCGCTGAACCCGGTCTTCACCGTCGGGTTCCAGATCGCCGAGCAGTTCCGGGTACGGCGCGGGATGAGCCGCTCCGACGCCAAGAAGCGTGCGATCGAGATGCTCGACCAGGTCAAGATCCCTAACGCCAAGGGCCGGTTCAGCAGCTACCCGCACCAGTTCTCGGGCGGTATGCGGCAGCGCGCGATGATCGCGATGTCGCTCGCCCTGGACCCGGAGGTGCTGATCGCGGACGAGCCGACCACCGCGCTCGACGTGACGGTGCAGGCGCAGATCATGGACCTGCTCGCTGAACTCCAGCGCGAGCGGCAGATGGGCATGATCCTGATCACCCACGACCTCGGCGTGGTCGCCGACGTCGCGGACCGGATCGCGGTGATGTACGCGGGCCGGATCGTCGAGGAAGCCAACGTCTACGACCTGTACGCCAAGCCGGCGCACCCGTACACGATCGGCCTGATCAACTCGATCCCGCGGCTCGACGAGAAGGGGCAGGAGCTCCGGACGATCAAGGGGCTCCCGCCGAACCTCATGAACATCCCGCCGGGCTGCCCGTTCAACCCGCGCTGCCCCATGGCGCAGCCGGTCTGCCGGGAGAAGGTCCCGCCGCTGCTGCAGGTCGGCGCCGGCCGGGCCAGCGCCTGCCACTTCGCCGAGGAGCTGGTGAACCGTGACTGA
- a CDS encoding ABC transporter permease: MSDPSAASIVSTPPAQAPDEIGAPTNAGLPENARKEKPRGLLGDAWRDLRRKPLFWISAGFIVLFMLMTAFPSLFTSGDPENGNLQNSLVGPSSDAWFGYDFQGRDVFARVIYGARASIVVSLLSVLGVLLFGGAMGIVAGYRGGWVDALLSRIADVFFGLPFVLGAIVILTTFNGSGTSNSKAEIMALVSISLIVLGWPVVMRLMRSSVLATKEADYIVAARALGAGTGRIILKHLLPNCLAPLLVYGTILVGSYIGAEATLSFLGVGLKSPVVSWGIMINEAQNLLRVAPYLLFFPAAFLVAAVLSFVMLGEAVREALDPKLR, encoded by the coding sequence ATGAGTGACCCGAGTGCCGCCTCGATCGTCAGCACGCCGCCCGCGCAGGCTCCCGACGAGATCGGCGCGCCGACCAACGCGGGCCTGCCGGAGAACGCCCGCAAGGAGAAGCCGCGCGGTCTGCTCGGCGACGCCTGGCGTGACCTGCGCCGCAAGCCGCTGTTCTGGATCTCCGCAGGGTTCATCGTCCTCTTCATGCTGATGACCGCCTTCCCCTCGCTGTTCACCTCCGGCGACCCGGAGAACGGCAACCTGCAGAACAGCCTCGTCGGCCCGTCGTCGGACGCCTGGTTCGGCTACGACTTCCAGGGCCGGGACGTCTTCGCCCGGGTGATCTACGGCGCCCGCGCGTCGATCGTGGTCTCCCTGCTCTCCGTGCTCGGCGTGCTGCTCTTCGGCGGCGCGATGGGCATCGTGGCGGGCTACCGGGGCGGCTGGGTGGACGCACTGCTCTCCCGCATCGCCGATGTCTTCTTCGGGCTGCCGTTCGTGCTGGGTGCCATCGTCATCCTGACGACCTTCAACGGGTCGGGCACGAGCAACAGCAAGGCCGAGATCATGGCGCTGGTGAGCATCTCGCTGATCGTGCTGGGCTGGCCGGTCGTGATGCGGCTGATGCGTTCCTCGGTGCTGGCCACCAAGGAGGCGGACTACATCGTCGCCGCCCGCGCGTTGGGCGCCGGCACCGGCCGGATCATCCTCAAGCACCTGCTGCCGAACTGCCTCGCGCCGCTGCTGGTCTACGGGACGATCCTGGTCGGCTCGTACATCGGCGCCGAGGCGACGCTGTCCTTCCTGGGCGTCGGCCTGAAGAGCCCGGTGGTCTCCTGGGGCATCATGATCAACGAGGCGCAGAACCTCCTCCGCGTCGCGCCCTACCTGCTCTTCTTCCCCGCCGCGTTCCTCGTCGCCGCCGTACTGAGCTTCGTGATGCTCGGTGAGGCGGTCCGCGAGGCCCTCGATCCGAAACTCCGCTAG
- a CDS encoding ABC transporter permease: MGRYLLRRLLQLIPVFIGTTFLIYWLVWSVPGDPFAGKCGERPCPDSFVNMMTEKFKLDEPLIVQYGNYMKNLFQGDFGQTFGGREIGDIIATAYPNTLKLALVALAIEAVIGLTAGVLTGLRRNGFLDNLVLVSSLFLIALPIFVIGFVAQWLLGVQWGIVKPTVSSEMRLSELIVPGFVLGSASMAYIARLARTSIAENRRADYVRTAIAKGLPMRRVVGIHLLRNSLIPVVTLLGTDLGALMGGAIVTEGIFQINGIGRQVYRAIITKESATVVSIVVVLVLVYLLMNLLVDLLYAALDPRIRYE; the protein is encoded by the coding sequence ATGGGCCGTTATCTGTTGAGACGGCTGCTCCAACTCATCCCGGTCTTCATCGGGACGACGTTCCTGATCTACTGGCTCGTGTGGTCGGTGCCCGGTGACCCGTTCGCGGGCAAGTGTGGCGAGCGTCCCTGCCCCGACAGCTTCGTCAACATGATGACCGAGAAGTTCAAGCTCGACGAGCCGCTCATCGTGCAGTACGGCAACTACATGAAGAACCTCTTCCAGGGCGACTTCGGGCAGACGTTCGGTGGCCGGGAGATCGGTGACATCATCGCCACGGCGTACCCGAACACCCTGAAGCTGGCCCTGGTGGCGCTGGCCATCGAGGCGGTCATCGGACTCACCGCGGGCGTGCTGACGGGCCTGCGCCGCAACGGCTTCCTGGACAACCTGGTCCTGGTCTCCAGCCTCTTCCTGATCGCGCTGCCGATCTTCGTCATCGGCTTCGTGGCCCAGTGGCTGCTCGGCGTGCAGTGGGGCATCGTCAAGCCGACGGTCTCCAGCGAGATGCGGCTCTCCGAGCTGATCGTGCCCGGCTTCGTGCTCGGTAGCGCCTCGATGGCGTACATCGCCCGATTGGCCCGCACGAGCATCGCGGAGAACCGGCGGGCCGACTACGTGCGTACGGCGATCGCCAAGGGTCTGCCGATGCGCCGGGTGGTCGGGATCCACCTGCTGCGCAACTCGCTCATCCCGGTGGTGACGCTGCTCGGGACCGACCTCGGCGCCCTGATGGGCGGCGCGATCGTCACCGAGGGCATCTTCCAGATCAACGGGATCGGCCGACAGGTCTACCGCGCGATCATCACCAAGGAGAGCGCTACCGTTGTCTCCATCGTGGTGGTCCTGGTGCTCGTCTACCTGCTGATGAACCTGCTGGTCGACCTGCTCTACGCCGCCCTGGACCCGAGGATCCGCTATGAGTGA
- a CDS encoding peptide ABC transporter substrate-binding protein, whose protein sequence is MRVSKRASSAVALGAAFALVASGCSSSDSDGGDAGASSDGAITIDGTQPEVGLVPSNTTETGGGAIIDWIWTGLVEYPNDGSAPRNAVAESIETSDSKVYTVKIKKDTKFHDGTVVKAKNFVDAWNWGAYSPNGAQNGSFFADIQGFDQVHTEDPDGAEGPKKAPEPAAKEMSGLKVVDDWTFEVTLAAPTAVFPTKLGYSTFMPLPDAFFTQGAEAFGKKPIGNGPIKFVSWEDDVQIKLTRFDDYSLNDKMKIKDVNIKLYQDDTAAYNDLLAGNLDFQQQVPVSAIAGDKWKNDLGERAISSTTPSTGIIAFPIYDKRFQNPKLRRAVSMSINRQEISDKIFFGSRKPADSWANPLTPGAKAGNCTACQFNVDEAKKLLAEAGGFTGELVMFYNADASHKEWMEAVAQQVKTNLGINARAEGVPTFAVFRQNINAGKMTGMYRAGWQQDYPDVENWIGPLYVTGGSSNDGKYSNPQVDALAKEAASAPSLEASHAKYAEAVALIDQDVPSIPVYFGGQQSGHSEKIKKIELSNVGELDLTSVEL, encoded by the coding sequence ATGAGAGTCTCGAAGCGGGCAAGTAGCGCGGTCGCGCTGGGCGCGGCGTTCGCGCTCGTCGCGTCCGGCTGCTCGAGCAGCGACAGCGACGGTGGCGACGCCGGCGCCAGCAGCGACGGCGCGATCACCATCGACGGCACTCAGCCGGAGGTCGGCCTGGTCCCGTCGAACACCACCGAGACCGGTGGTGGGGCGATCATCGACTGGATCTGGACCGGTCTGGTCGAGTACCCGAACGACGGCAGCGCGCCGCGCAACGCGGTCGCCGAGTCGATCGAGACGTCGGACTCCAAGGTCTACACGGTCAAGATCAAGAAGGACACGAAGTTCCACGACGGCACCGTCGTCAAGGCCAAGAACTTCGTGGACGCCTGGAACTGGGGCGCCTACTCGCCCAACGGCGCGCAGAACGGCAGCTTCTTCGCCGACATCCAGGGCTTCGACCAGGTCCACACCGAGGACCCGGACGGCGCCGAGGGCCCGAAGAAGGCCCCCGAGCCCGCCGCCAAGGAGATGTCCGGCCTGAAGGTCGTCGACGACTGGACCTTCGAGGTCACCCTGGCCGCGCCGACCGCGGTGTTCCCGACCAAGCTCGGCTACAGCACCTTCATGCCGCTGCCGGACGCGTTCTTCACCCAGGGCGCCGAGGCGTTCGGCAAGAAGCCGATCGGCAACGGCCCGATCAAGTTCGTGTCGTGGGAAGACGACGTCCAGATCAAGCTGACGCGCTTCGATGACTACTCCTTGAACGACAAGATGAAGATCAAGGACGTCAACATCAAGCTGTACCAGGACGACACGGCGGCCTACAACGACCTGCTCGCCGGCAACCTGGACTTCCAGCAGCAGGTTCCGGTCTCCGCCATCGCGGGCGACAAGTGGAAGAACGACCTGGGCGAGCGGGCGATCTCCTCCACCACCCCGTCGACCGGCATCATCGCCTTCCCGATCTACGACAAGCGCTTCCAGAACCCGAAGCTGCGTCGCGCGGTCTCGATGTCGATCAACCGCCAGGAGATCAGCGACAAGATCTTCTTCGGCTCGCGCAAGCCGGCCGACAGCTGGGCCAACCCGCTGACCCCGGGCGCCAAGGCCGGCAACTGCACCGCCTGCCAGTTCAACGTCGACGAGGCCAAGAAGCTCCTCGCCGAGGCCGGTGGCTTCACCGGTGAGCTGGTCATGTTCTACAACGCCGACGCCAGCCACAAGGAGTGGATGGAGGCCGTCGCGCAGCAGGTCAAGACGAACCTCGGCATCAACGCTCGCGCCGAGGGCGTGCCGACCTTCGCGGTGTTCCGCCAGAACATCAACGCCGGCAAGATGACCGGCATGTACCGCGCCGGCTGGCAGCAGGACTACCCGGACGTGGAGAACTGGATCGGCCCGCTCTACGTGACCGGCGGTTCCTCGAACGACGGCAAGTACAGCAACCCGCAGGTCGACGCGCTGGCCAAGGAAGCCGCCTCCGCGCCGAGCCTGGAGGCGTCGCACGCCAAGTACGCCGAGGCGGTCGCCCTCATCGACCAGGACGTCCCCTCGATCCCGGTCTACTTCGGTGGTCAGCAGTCCGGCCACTCCGAGAAGATCAAGAAGATCGAGCTCTCCAACGTCGGTGAACTCGACCTCACCTCGGTCGAGCTCTGA
- a CDS encoding PIG-L deacetylase family protein: MSFPAPPPTLSEVGRALAVFAHPDDAGFGCAGTIATWVAEGVDASYLLVTRATAESAQHPRAKVSRPWE, from the coding sequence GTGAGCTTCCCCGCGCCCCCTCCGACGCTGTCCGAGGTCGGCCGGGCGTTGGCCGTTTTTGCCCATCCGGACGATGCCGGCTTCGGCTGTGCGGGCACCATCGCCACCTGGGTGGCGGAGGGTGTCGACGCCTCGTACCTGCTCGTCACCCGGGCGACTGCGGAGAGTGCCCAGCACCCGCGCGCCAAGGTGAGCCGACCCTGGGAATGA
- a CDS encoding Cys-Gln thioester bond-forming surface protein codes for MFGQRGRRWARIALATVAGGALALGAVAPAAAADKTGVAKSVKGSNVTLVLNGQPKSTGALALKIDGKLVPAFCIDYHTNVAIDGKYKEGTWDESQVKNLGKVQWVLTHGYPNADAAKLLAAAGATAPAKADADKLLYFGTQTAIWNFSDGVKLGDWVDNPKLLGKKQYDVVKKVHDYLVANATDQPEPKAELSVDPASAKATVGEKAGPFTVKGPAGEITVAVDGGSAVDAEGKPVTKTTNGGQFWLAADGAGEVKVTVSAQDSVSFGRVFLFTGQRAAQKLILGGSTGATVSAKAEAAFAAAPAESPSPSAPAESPSPSAPAESPSPSAPVDSPAPSTSPASSGGDLPLTGSPIAAAIAAGVALLAAGAVAVLLFRRRKLRFTA; via the coding sequence ATGTTCGGACAACGAGGACGGCGCTGGGCGCGGATCGCCCTGGCGACCGTCGCCGGCGGCGCGCTGGCACTCGGCGCGGTGGCGCCGGCCGCCGCCGCTGACAAGACCGGCGTCGCCAAGTCGGTCAAGGGCAGCAACGTCACGCTCGTGCTCAACGGGCAGCCGAAGAGCACCGGTGCCCTGGCACTCAAGATCGACGGAAAGCTCGTCCCCGCCTTCTGCATCGACTACCACACCAACGTGGCGATCGACGGCAAGTACAAGGAGGGCACCTGGGACGAGTCCCAGGTGAAGAACCTCGGCAAGGTGCAGTGGGTGCTGACCCACGGCTACCCGAACGCCGACGCCGCCAAGCTGCTGGCCGCCGCCGGCGCCACCGCCCCGGCGAAGGCCGACGCCGACAAGCTGCTCTACTTCGGCACCCAGACCGCCATCTGGAACTTCAGCGACGGCGTCAAGCTGGGTGACTGGGTCGACAACCCGAAGCTGCTCGGCAAGAAGCAGTACGACGTGGTCAAGAAGGTCCACGACTACCTGGTGGCCAACGCCACCGACCAGCCCGAGCCGAAGGCCGAGCTGAGCGTCGACCCGGCCAGCGCCAAGGCCACCGTCGGCGAGAAGGCCGGCCCGTTCACCGTCAAGGGCCCGGCGGGCGAGATCACCGTCGCGGTCGACGGCGGCTCGGCGGTCGACGCCGAGGGCAAGCCGGTCACCAAGACCACCAACGGCGGCCAGTTCTGGCTGGCCGCGGACGGCGCCGGCGAGGTGAAGGTGACCGTTTCCGCACAGGACTCGGTCTCCTTCGGCCGGGTGTTCCTCTTCACCGGCCAGCGCGCCGCGCAGAAGCTCATCCTGGGTGGCAGCACCGGCGCCACCGTGAGCGCCAAGGCCGAGGCCGCGTTCGCCGCCGCGCCGGCCGAGTCGCCGTCGCCGAGCGCCCCGGCGGAGTCGCCGTCGCCCAGCGCCCCGGCGGAGTCCCCGTCGCCGAGCGCCCCGGTCGACAGCCCGGCCCCGTCGACCTCGCCCGCGAGCAGCGGCGGTGACCTGCCGCTGACCGGCTCCCCGATCGCCGCCGCGATCGCCGCCGGCGTGGCGCTGCTGGCCGCCGGCGCGGTCGCCGTGCTGCTGTTCCGTCGTCGCAAGCTGCGCTTCACCGCCTGA
- a CDS encoding response regulator — protein MTEQSMEPVEGAAARAERLRVFLVDDHAMFRAGVRAELGAHVEVVGEASTVAEAVTRIAATLPDVVLLDVHMPDGGGRAVLEAMRRTHPQVRFLALSVSDAAEDVIGLIRAGARGYVTKTISPEELAAAVRRVADGDAVFSPRLAGFVLDAFAARPDAPVADPELDQLTNREREVLRLLARGYAYKEIAKELYISIKTVETHVSNVLRKLQMSNRYELSRWAADRRLV, from the coding sequence ATGACCGAGCAGTCGATGGAACCGGTCGAGGGGGCGGCTGCCCGCGCCGAGCGGCTGCGGGTCTTCCTCGTCGACGACCACGCCATGTTCCGCGCGGGGGTCCGCGCCGAGCTGGGCGCGCACGTCGAGGTGGTGGGCGAGGCGAGCACCGTCGCCGAGGCGGTCACCCGGATCGCCGCCACGCTGCCCGACGTGGTGCTGCTCGACGTGCACATGCCCGACGGCGGCGGCCGGGCGGTGCTGGAGGCGATGCGGCGTACCCACCCGCAGGTCAGGTTCTTGGCGCTGAGCGTCTCGGACGCGGCGGAGGACGTGATCGGGCTGATCCGGGCCGGCGCGCGGGGCTACGTCACGAAGACGATCTCTCCCGAGGAGCTGGCCGCCGCGGTCCGCCGGGTGGCCGACGGCGACGCCGTGTTCAGCCCCCGGTTGGCGGGGTTCGTGCTGGACGCGTTCGCGGCCCGTCCCGACGCCCCGGTGGCCGACCCGGAGCTGGACCAGCTCACCAACCGCGAGCGCGAGGTGCTGCGGCTGCTCGCCCGGGGGTACGCCTACAAGGAGATCGCCAAGGAGCTCTACATCTCCATCAAGACGGTGGAGACGCACGTGTCCAACGTGCTTCGCAAGCTCCAGATGTCCAACAGGTACGAGTTGTCCCGCTGGGCGGCCGACCGTCGGCTCGTGTGA
- a CDS encoding ATP-binding protein produces MTRESPISAVTQPPRLYRAPEHRMAAGVAAGIADHLGISVLRVRVAFMVLLGLSGLGLLLYAAFWAVVPLRPGDTAVPARRDVAQLLPFVAIGLGVLLVQVMVFDSVGAAGTAGWLVAIIAVGAGVIWHQSAPERRRQWGDSMPVPWLGAVVEESDRRAFVLRFIGGGVLVAVGIIGVAAVYSPAQNFDAVLNGVIFALVGLAGVGVVAAPVLWRTYNQLRSEREGRIREQERAELAAMVHDQVLHTLALIQRNASDVKTVQRLARGQERSLRNWLYKPTGSPTERFAAALEQAAAEVEDTFAITVEAVVVGDRETDERVGALVAAAREALVNAARHAGVQTVSLYAEVEPDQVSVFVRDRGKGFDPDTVEDHRHGVRGSIIGRMKRHGGRAEIRSEPGEGTEVRLILPITRDPATAERDK; encoded by the coding sequence GTGACCAGGGAGTCTCCGATCAGCGCCGTGACCCAGCCACCCCGCCTCTACCGCGCCCCCGAGCACCGGATGGCCGCGGGGGTGGCCGCCGGCATCGCCGACCACCTCGGCATCTCGGTGCTGCGGGTACGGGTCGCCTTCATGGTGCTGCTGGGGCTGAGCGGGCTCGGCCTGCTGCTCTACGCGGCCTTCTGGGCGGTCGTGCCGCTGCGCCCGGGCGACACCGCCGTACCGGCCCGCAGGGACGTCGCCCAGCTGCTGCCGTTCGTGGCGATCGGCCTCGGCGTGCTGCTGGTGCAGGTGATGGTCTTTGACTCGGTCGGGGCGGCGGGCACCGCCGGCTGGCTGGTCGCGATCATCGCGGTCGGCGCCGGGGTGATCTGGCACCAGTCGGCGCCGGAGCGGCGGCGGCAGTGGGGCGACTCCATGCCGGTGCCCTGGCTGGGCGCGGTGGTGGAGGAGAGCGACCGGCGGGCCTTCGTGCTCCGGTTCATCGGCGGCGGGGTGCTGGTCGCGGTGGGCATCATCGGCGTCGCCGCGGTGTACTCCCCGGCGCAGAACTTCGACGCCGTGCTCAACGGCGTGATCTTCGCCCTGGTCGGGCTCGCCGGGGTCGGCGTGGTGGCCGCGCCGGTGCTGTGGCGGACGTACAACCAGCTCCGGTCGGAGCGCGAGGGGCGCATCCGGGAGCAGGAACGGGCCGAGCTGGCCGCCATGGTGCACGACCAGGTGCTGCACACCCTGGCCCTGATCCAGCGCAACGCGAGCGACGTGAAGACCGTCCAGCGGCTCGCCCGGGGGCAGGAACGCTCGCTGCGCAACTGGCTCTACAAGCCCACCGGCTCGCCCACCGAGCGGTTCGCCGCCGCCCTGGAGCAGGCCGCCGCCGAGGTCGAGGACACGTTCGCGATCACGGTGGAGGCGGTGGTGGTCGGCGACCGGGAGACCGACGAGCGGGTCGGCGCGCTGGTGGCGGCCGCCCGCGAGGCGCTGGTGAACGCCGCCCGGCACGCCGGGGTGCAGACCGTCTCGCTCTACGCCGAGGTCGAGCCGGATCAGGTCAGCGTCTTCGTCCGGGACCGGGGGAAGGGCTTCGACCCGGATACGGTGGAGGATCACCGGCACGGGGTCCGGGGCTCGATCATCGGGCGGATGAAGCGGCACGGCGGCCGGGCGGAGATCCGCTCCGAGCCGGGGGAAGGGACCGAGGTCCGGTTGATCCTGCCGATCACCCGCGACCCGGCAACGGCGGAGAGGGACAAGTGA
- a CDS encoding PspC domain-containing protein encodes MTEEAAQPADPGAAQPGGPPPTAPPPAGSAPPPAGSAAPPPVAAPPPAGDAGGTPPPGAGPGPGPQPSFGGAGFTSRYGLVRPRDGRYLAGVCAAIGRATNTDPVLWRVLLAVLGFFGGIGILVYVTAWLIIPGEGDSASPVESMLGRGRSSMSPVTVIVLSILVAISFGYIVTDAFRAVLLGAAILIGGALLLNRDNRAAQGAPVGPVPPVPPTAPPGPVPPVGHPAPVAYAAPPTVAVAPGSGPVPAPPATVAQPAWSAPVSPPTAELPAWPPAAPAPPARPPAGTPTVGWPPAAPTSGWPAATSGAPGPGHPVPPPRPPGYRPPFAPHGPYAGQTVVPPAPRKPPKPPKRPKERSPLGAVTFSLIFLALGVVAVVDLLDVYAIGASAYFAATLATIGLGLLVGTWFGRARWLIALGVVAAAALGVATVAESYDRIRGVDGNVTWAPTDHRDLALRYENSFGDTVLDLRAVDFDKKNTEITVSVNFGECTVVVPPNVDVTTVADVNAGDAVVFGKHSGGLAGELRETTDLGPDGPGGGTLRLYIHVNAGNLEVTR; translated from the coding sequence ATGACCGAGGAAGCTGCCCAGCCCGCCGACCCCGGGGCCGCTCAGCCGGGCGGGCCACCGCCGACCGCGCCACCGCCCGCCGGTTCCGCGCCACCGCCCGCCGGTTCCGCGGCGCCGCCCCCCGTGGCCGCGCCGCCCCCCGCCGGGGACGCGGGCGGGACGCCACCACCCGGCGCCGGGCCGGGCCCCGGACCGCAGCCGTCGTTCGGCGGCGCCGGCTTCACCTCGCGGTACGGCCTGGTGCGCCCCCGCGACGGCCGCTACCTGGCCGGCGTCTGCGCCGCCATCGGCCGGGCCACCAACACCGACCCGGTCCTCTGGCGGGTGCTGCTGGCGGTGCTCGGCTTCTTCGGCGGCATCGGCATCCTGGTCTACGTCACCGCCTGGCTGATCATCCCGGGCGAGGGGGACAGCGCCTCTCCCGTCGAGTCCATGCTGGGCCGGGGCCGGTCCAGCATGTCCCCGGTCACGGTGATCGTGCTGAGCATCCTGGTCGCGATCAGTTTCGGCTACATCGTCACGGACGCGTTCCGGGCGGTGCTGCTCGGCGCCGCGATCCTGATCGGCGGCGCGCTGCTGCTGAACCGCGACAACAGGGCCGCCCAGGGCGCGCCGGTCGGCCCCGTCCCGCCCGTTCCGCCCACCGCCCCGCCCGGGCCGGTGCCACCCGTCGGCCATCCCGCCCCGGTCGCGTACGCGGCCCCGCCGACCGTGGCCGTGGCCCCCGGATCGGGCCCGGTCCCGGCCCCGCCGGCGACCGTCGCCCAGCCCGCCTGGAGCGCCCCGGTCTCCCCACCGACCGCCGAGCTGCCCGCCTGGCCGCCGGCCGCCCCGGCCCCGCCCGCCCGTCCACCCGCGGGTACGCCGACCGTCGGCTGGCCCCCGGCAGCGCCCACGTCCGGCTGGCCCGCCGCGACCTCGGGCGCACCGGGACCGGGCCACCCGGTGCCCCCGCCCCGGCCCCCGGGCTACCGGCCCCCGTTCGCCCCGCACGGCCCGTACGCCGGGCAGACCGTCGTGCCGCCCGCACCGCGCAAGCCGCCGAAGCCGCCGAAGCGACCGAAGGAGCGCTCCCCGCTCGGCGCGGTGACGTTCTCGCTGATCTTCCTCGCCCTGGGCGTGGTCGCCGTCGTCGACCTGCTGGACGTCTACGCCATCGGGGCGTCGGCCTACTTCGCGGCCACGCTGGCCACCATCGGGCTCGGCCTGCTGGTCGGCACCTGGTTCGGACGGGCCCGCTGGCTCATCGCGCTCGGCGTGGTGGCCGCCGCCGCGCTCGGCGTGGCCACCGTGGCCGAGTCCTACGACCGGATCCGGGGCGTCGACGGCAACGTCACCTGGGCGCCCACCGACCACCGCGACCTCGCCCTGCGGTACGAGAACAGCTTCGGCGACACGGTCCTGGACCTGCGCGCGGTCGACTTCGACAAGAAGAACACCGAGATCACCGTCTCCGTCAACTTCGGCGAGTGCACGGTGGTGGTGCCGCCGAACGTCGACGTCACCACGGTCGCCGACGTCAACGCCGGCGACGCGGTCGTCTTCGGCAAGCACTCCGGCGGGCTGGCGGGCGAGCTGCGGGAGACGACCGACCTGGGTCCGGACGGCCCCGGCGGCGGCACGCTGCGCCTCTACATCCACGTCAACGCCGGCAACCTGGAGGTGACCCGGTGA